In Colias croceus chromosome 8, ilColCroc2.1, a genomic segment contains:
- the LOC123693832 gene encoding ATP-binding cassette sub-family G member 1-like, producing MVIDTQSETTSSSIAEDVNITFQEIGYKVRHSLFPGGRKTILNGVSGQFNAGELSVIIGQSGAGKSTLIDILAGYTKPTSGTICVNGQIRNEKLFRRRSCYILQDDQVQNMLTIEESLHFAAELKLGNHINTQQKLKRVEEIITSLGVSRVRNTRAGSLSGGQKKRLAIGLELVNDPPVMFLDEPTSGLDSSTTKQLIYLLHLLARQGRTVVISMHQPSATLLDMVDRLYAIVGGRCGYMGAVQLLVPFLEEINLICPPYHNPVDFFIEICGGHENDLERHSQNGKNSQWINNISNETDSKLLCLDYKINKGDEICLTTLPPPKEDPTNKILLALKSTYPTSSINQFAILTRRALLTIWRDPSFTLMNVGIHCTMALFVGILFFNVGKDAKYVRDNFNFLYYSLMFLMFTAFSGVTVRFPEQVPIVRREHFNRWYNTGAYYASTLASILPTQTVCTLTFCCITYVMTGQPAEVLRFMTYCTTLVLVSYIAVCVGLFNGSLFNIKNAVIFGPFFITPFTIFSGFFLRYSDAPFIFRWLFHISFLKHGLVGLVISIFGMNRPKLVCTDIYCHYSKPTQFLKDNGMLDEKFSVAIGALGAIGVTVITLTYIVLKIRLKFKW from the exons gacGCAAGACAATACTGAACGGAGTCAGTGGACAATTCAATGCCGGCGAGTTGAGTGTTATCATAGGACAATCAGGCGCAGGAAAGAGCACTTTGATAGACATCCTTGCAGGATACAC AAAGCCAACAAGCGGCACAATTTGCGTGAATGGTCAAATAAGGAATGAGAAGCTGTTCAGGCGTCGCTCGTGTTACATACTCCAAGATGACCAGGTGCAGAACATGCTCACTATCGAGGAATCCCTACACTTCGCTGCGGAGCTCAAACTGGGAAACCATATCAATACGCAACAAAAATTGAAAAGG gtgGAAGAAATAATAACATCGCTCGGTGTAAGCAGAGTGAGGAACACGCGGGCTGGCAGTCTGTCTGGCGGTCAGAAGAAGAGGCTGGCGATTGGTCTGGAACTAGTCAACGATCCGCCTGTTATGTTTTTAGATGAACCTACTAG tGGTCTCGACAGCTCCACAACCAAGCAACTAATCTACCTTCTCCACCTATTGGCGCGGCAGGGTCGGACCGTTGTGATCTCTATGCACCAACCCTCAGCAACCCTGCTAGACATGGTGGACAGGTTATACGCCATAGTTGGAGGCAGGTGTGGCTATATGGGCGCTGTGCAGCTGCTCGTCCCGTTCCTAGAAGAAATTAATCTTATTTGCCCCCCATATCATAACCCAGTTGACTTCT tCATTGAAATATGCGGAGGCCACGAAAATGATTTAGAGAGACACTCGCAAAATGGCAAAAATAGTCaatggataaataatatatctaatgaGACTGACAGTAAATTACTATGTTTAG attataaaattaacaaaggTGACGAAATTTGCCTGACAACATTACCTCCTCCAAAAGAAgatcctactaataaaattttattagcattaaaAAGCACATATCCGACTTCATCTATCAACCAATTCGCAATTCTAACTCGGAGAGCATTAttg aCAATATGGCGTGACCCGTCGTTCACACTGATGAATGTAGGAATTCACTGCACGATGGCCTTGTTCGTCGGCATTTTGTTCTTCAATGTCGGCAAAGACGCCAAATACGTGAGGGACAACTTCAACTTCCTCTACTATAGCCTTATGTTTCTAATGTTCACTGCGTTCAGTGGAGTTACTGTTCGAT TTCCAGAGCAAGTGCCAATAGTGAGACGGGAGCATTTCAACCGATGGTATAACACAGGGGCGTACTACGCGTCGACCCTCGCCTCCATACTGCCCACGCAGACTGTATGCACGTTGACGTTCTGCTGCATTACCTATGTCATGACGGGTCAGCCAGCTGAGGTGCTGCGATTCATGACGTACTGCACCACTTTAGTTCTGGTCTCCTATATAGCTGTGTGTGTCGGACTCTTTAATGGTTCTCTGTTTAATATAAAg aatgcAGTGATCTTCGGTCCATTCTTCATAACGCCGTTCACGATATTCTCCGGGTTCTTCCTCAGATATAGCGACGCACCTTTCATATTCAGATGGCTGTTCCACATATCATTCCTTAAACACGGCCTGGTTGGTCTGGTGATATCTATTTTCGGAATGAACCGCCCGAAACTTGTTTGCACCGACATCTATTGTCACTATTCAAAACCGACGCAATTTTTGAAAGACAATGGCATGCTAGACGAGAAGTTTTCTGTTGCGATAGGAGCGCTAGGTGCTATAGGCGTAACAGTAATCACTCTCACATACATTGTCCTAAAAATACGGCTTAAATTCAAGTGGTAA